A part of Marinomonas rhizomae genomic DNA contains:
- a CDS encoding AI-2E family transporter, whose product MSEQHKGIHWLVGFAAFVIIIAALKEASQIVVPFMLAVFIAIICAPAMSSLRRRNLPTWLSILVVVFVILVGISSIAVLVGASLDNFSNELPTYKKRFGEEVSNLIQVINQLGLHISYDQVKGYVDPSALMQMVANALRGLGSALTNLVLVVMIVIFILFEAVELPKKLSLAFSDTSKSMGKFDSFIQSVNRYLVIKTLLSMLTGVLITFFMWVLGVDFPILWGVCAFLLNFVPNIGSIIAAVPAVLLAFVQLGSLSAGLVAGVFLIVNLIVGNVIEPRYMGRGLGLSTLVVFLSLLLWGWVFGPVGMLLSIPLTIIMKLAFEANPKMHWLAVMIDSKVDSDTKD is encoded by the coding sequence ATGAGTGAACAGCATAAGGGCATCCATTGGTTAGTGGGTTTTGCCGCCTTTGTGATCATTATCGCCGCGCTAAAAGAAGCCTCTCAAATAGTGGTGCCTTTTATGCTGGCTGTTTTTATTGCCATCATTTGTGCCCCAGCGATGTCCAGTCTGCGGCGCCGAAACTTACCAACTTGGCTTTCAATCTTGGTGGTTGTTTTCGTTATATTAGTAGGAATCAGTTCTATTGCGGTATTGGTTGGCGCCTCGTTGGATAATTTTTCCAATGAGTTACCGACATACAAAAAACGCTTTGGCGAAGAGGTCTCCAATTTAATACAAGTGATTAATCAATTGGGGCTGCACATATCTTATGATCAAGTGAAAGGTTATGTGGATCCTTCCGCATTAATGCAAATGGTAGCCAATGCGTTGAGAGGGCTTGGAAGTGCACTGACTAACCTGGTTTTAGTGGTGATGATTGTTATCTTCATTTTATTTGAAGCGGTTGAGTTGCCTAAAAAGCTGTCTTTAGCCTTTAGCGATACCTCAAAATCGATGGGTAAGTTTGATTCCTTTATTCAATCGGTCAATCGTTACTTGGTGATAAAAACCTTACTTAGTATGTTAACGGGTGTCTTAATCACTTTTTTCATGTGGGTGTTGGGTGTTGATTTTCCTATTTTATGGGGTGTATGTGCGTTTCTTTTAAATTTCGTGCCGAATATTGGCTCTATTATCGCAGCGGTTCCGGCGGTTTTGCTCGCGTTTGTCCAGCTTGGTAGTTTATCGGCTGGCTTGGTTGCCGGTGTGTTTTTAATTGTGAATTTGATCGTTGGTAATGTGATTGAACCACGCTATATGGGCCGCGGACTCGGGCTTTCTACCTTAGTGGTATTTTTATCTTTACTGCTTTGGGGGTGGGTGTTTGGTCCTGTTGGTATGCTACTTTCGATTCCTTTGACCATCATTATGAAGTTGGCTTTTGAGGCAAACCCGAAAATGCACTGGTTGGCTGTGATGATTGACTCCAAAGTGGACAGCGATACAAAGGACTAA
- a CDS encoding YchJ family protein, with product MSVPVICPCGTGSPYEMCCGMYHNNPGTAPTAETLMRSRYTAFAIGDFEYIAATQKLKDEPDQNTADIQDSNEHTKWIKLEINATEDGLEKDKTGVVAFSAHFKEGKHIGRLSERSIFKKVKGQWFYISGEHDVEKNTPLVNSDAMKIGRNDPCLCGSGKKFKKCCAVA from the coding sequence ATGTCAGTCCCAGTAATTTGTCCATGCGGAACCGGAAGCCCATATGAGATGTGTTGTGGCATGTATCACAACAATCCTGGCACCGCCCCTACTGCAGAAACACTAATGCGTTCACGTTATACCGCTTTTGCTATCGGTGACTTTGAGTACATTGCTGCCACGCAAAAATTAAAAGACGAGCCAGATCAAAACACCGCTGATATCCAAGACAGTAATGAACATACCAAATGGATAAAGCTCGAAATCAACGCCACAGAAGATGGCTTAGAGAAAGACAAAACAGGCGTTGTTGCCTTCTCTGCACACTTCAAAGAAGGCAAACACATTGGCCGTTTGAGCGAACGCTCTATATTTAAGAAAGTGAAAGGCCAATGGTTTTATATCTCTGGCGAGCACGATGTTGAGAAAAACACCCCATTGGTTAACTCTGACGCAATGAAAATAGGCAGAAATGACCCATGTTTATGTGGGTCTGGTAAAAAATTCAAGAAATGCTGCGCTGTAGCTTAA
- a CDS encoding HD domain-containing phosphohydrolase, translated as MINEHKVKSQTVSKNKRVLIVDDVPRNIDLLKNILSEHYQVQVAKCGMLALDIVDRSLPDIILLDIMMPDMNGFEVCERLKSNPRTQDIPVIFLTAMTDPQQEQKGFDVGCVDFITKPITPLTTLARVSTHLKLAAENLRNKQIIDDRTRELDEALESAIGMLGAVSELNDTDTGVHMWRMADYCAALARAVGWEESQVELLKLAAPMHDTGKVGIPHSILKSPNKLTDDEWVIMRQHTVIGYEILIRGEAPLFKLAAEVALGHHEKWDGEGYPSKLKGEEIPQSARIVALADVFDALTMKRPYKKSWTIEESFAHIQQVAGTHFDPELVRTFLSIEDELREIKEKWDAVD; from the coding sequence TTGATCAATGAGCATAAAGTAAAAAGCCAAACAGTCTCAAAAAACAAGCGTGTGCTTATTGTTGATGATGTGCCTAGAAATATTGATTTACTAAAAAATATATTATCTGAGCATTACCAAGTTCAAGTGGCTAAATGCGGAATGTTGGCGCTAGATATTGTGGACCGATCCTTACCAGATATCATATTACTAGACATTATGATGCCTGACATGAATGGTTTTGAAGTGTGTGAACGATTGAAATCGAATCCAAGAACACAAGATATTCCGGTCATCTTTTTAACGGCGATGACCGATCCTCAGCAAGAGCAGAAGGGGTTTGATGTTGGGTGTGTGGACTTCATTACTAAACCAATAACACCACTGACAACGCTTGCTCGAGTGTCTACTCATTTAAAATTGGCGGCCGAGAACCTAAGAAACAAGCAAATTATCGATGATAGAACCAGAGAGCTTGATGAGGCGCTGGAATCTGCCATTGGTATGCTTGGTGCGGTAAGTGAGCTTAATGACACCGATACTGGTGTGCATATGTGGCGAATGGCAGATTACTGTGCGGCATTGGCTAGGGCGGTAGGCTGGGAAGAATCACAGGTTGAGTTACTAAAGCTTGCGGCCCCTATGCATGATACAGGTAAGGTTGGTATCCCTCACAGTATTTTGAAATCACCAAATAAGTTAACGGATGATGAATGGGTGATAATGCGTCAACATACGGTTATTGGGTATGAGATATTAATAAGAGGGGAGGCCCCATTATTTAAGTTGGCCGCCGAAGTCGCACTAGGTCACCACGAAAAGTGGGATGGCGAAGGATACCCATCAAAATTAAAGGGTGAAGAGATACCTCAATCCGCTCGAATTGTTGCCTTGGCCGATGTATTTGATGCATTAACTATGAAACGTCCTTACAAAAAAAGTTGGACGATAGAAGAGTCGTTTGCGCATATCCAACAAGTGGCTGGTACGCACTTTGATCCAGAGCTAGTGCGTACTTTCTTATCGATTGAAGATGAGCTGAGAGAGATAAAAGAAAAATGGGACGCTGTCGACTAG
- a CDS encoding ATP-binding protein: MRLPKSSIVNRQQKKSSPFLLLAVAAFIFMGAAILIFTELVDRQKIMLSAVEEDALWAAYQLDRETLKLRNSLKLLEDDFSDDRLNEARMRFDILYSRVNILEKGQLRVLFDRLDNSDQLMKTLKSEVTEIDRLLFVEKLLINIENLLDRSNFLLKETEGVVLSTLTSRSKNKVEQRGDSLALFLYLGSLIALLTITMFFIIVMLFNQLKIAKKSFEKSQKLTKELENAVFSAEEALKVKSEFLATMSHEIRTPMNAIVGFSYLLLDADLADEHREKVVKIQQSADGLLLIINSVLDYSKIESGKVDLENRSFSLDDVLEYVYQTGENLAQSKKLDFMICRDFSLNDKLIGDKTRLQQILVNVVGNAIKFTDLGSVRVKVYLSKTQEIVIEVQDTGSGIPDGVDVFDVFKQADSSTTRLYGGTGLGLSITQKLVGLLGGHISFKSVINEGCIFTIKLPYHPDSETDLLHSEHVTILEDDAEIASLLSDLNVNHINSLKLSELGESQLSIIAGGHWLADTGTVSEQLKGFENRILFLEGRDLGVSNFLMTGLVTPSNIHKKIVALSSGEEGAKNRKSFDVASDNKNFFKSKTILLAEDNKINANIVKAIIEKLGASVDWVENGKEAYEKSLAGTYDLILMDIRMPIMDGYEASEKIYSSLCGKKPPILFLTADTLSLKLESLSQIGIDDVLFKPLDPYLLIEKLEFWIVKYRFNALSKEPSCQNGNDLTPLWSVIEELESLLENGDSDSETLIRKIILDVFDKDSVHFLQSALEDISSYDFQDAIKKVKAFKRSLVSVSLEGKAIDQ; encoded by the coding sequence ATGCGCTTGCCTAAATCTTCTATTGTGAACCGCCAACAAAAGAAATCATCACCCTTTCTTTTGTTGGCGGTTGCTGCGTTCATTTTTATGGGGGCCGCTATATTGATTTTTACCGAATTAGTCGACCGTCAAAAAATCATGCTGTCTGCTGTAGAAGAAGATGCACTCTGGGCTGCTTACCAATTAGATAGAGAAACGCTAAAACTCAGAAATTCACTGAAGTTACTCGAAGATGATTTTAGTGATGATCGCCTTAATGAAGCGAGAATGCGCTTCGACATTCTCTATAGTCGCGTAAATATTTTAGAAAAAGGTCAGCTAAGAGTTTTGTTTGATCGACTGGATAATTCTGATCAATTGATGAAGACTCTTAAGAGTGAAGTGACGGAGATTGACCGCCTCCTTTTTGTTGAGAAATTATTAATAAATATTGAGAATTTGTTGGATAGAAGCAATTTCTTATTAAAAGAAACAGAAGGTGTTGTATTAAGTACATTGACATCTAGGTCAAAGAATAAGGTAGAGCAGAGAGGTGACAGTCTAGCACTTTTCCTTTATTTAGGTTCGTTAATTGCTTTATTAACCATCACTATGTTTTTTATCATAGTAATGCTTTTTAATCAGTTGAAAATTGCTAAAAAATCTTTTGAAAAATCTCAAAAATTAACTAAAGAGCTAGAGAACGCCGTTTTTTCAGCGGAAGAAGCTCTAAAAGTAAAATCGGAATTTTTAGCAACGATGAGCCATGAGATTCGTACACCAATGAATGCTATTGTTGGTTTCAGTTATTTATTATTAGATGCTGATTTAGCTGATGAACATCGAGAGAAAGTTGTTAAAATTCAGCAGTCGGCTGATGGTTTGTTGTTAATTATTAATAGCGTTTTAGATTATTCAAAAATTGAATCAGGCAAAGTAGACTTAGAAAATAGATCGTTCAGTTTAGATGATGTACTTGAGTATGTTTACCAGACTGGGGAAAATCTTGCTCAATCTAAAAAGTTAGATTTTATGATTTGTCGTGATTTTAGCCTCAATGATAAATTGATTGGTGATAAAACAAGGCTTCAGCAAATCTTAGTGAATGTGGTTGGTAATGCCATTAAGTTTACGGATCTGGGTTCAGTCAGAGTAAAAGTATATCTGTCAAAAACGCAAGAGATTGTCATTGAGGTTCAGGATACAGGGAGTGGCATACCTGACGGTGTTGATGTATTTGATGTATTCAAACAAGCGGACAGTAGTACAACAAGATTGTATGGTGGTACAGGCTTGGGATTAAGTATTACCCAAAAACTTGTTGGCTTGCTTGGTGGTCATATTTCTTTCAAAAGTGTGATAAATGAGGGGTGTATTTTTACGATTAAGCTTCCTTACCATCCAGATTCGGAAACGGATTTATTGCATTCAGAACATGTGACTATTCTTGAAGATGATGCTGAAATAGCCTCATTGCTTTCAGACCTAAATGTTAATCATATCAATTCATTAAAACTATCTGAGCTAGGTGAATCGCAACTGTCAATCATTGCTGGAGGTCATTGGTTGGCCGATACTGGCACGGTTTCTGAGCAACTAAAAGGTTTTGAAAATCGTATTCTATTCTTAGAGGGTCGTGATTTAGGTGTGTCCAATTTTTTAATGACAGGGCTTGTTACACCGTCGAATATACATAAAAAAATAGTCGCTTTAAGCTCAGGTGAAGAAGGGGCAAAGAATAGAAAGTCTTTTGACGTTGCTTCAGATAATAAGAATTTTTTCAAAAGTAAAACGATTTTGTTAGCTGAAGATAATAAAATCAACGCCAATATAGTGAAAGCGATTATTGAAAAGCTAGGGGCGTCTGTAGATTGGGTTGAAAATGGAAAAGAGGCGTATGAAAAATCTCTGGCAGGGACTTATGATTTAATTCTAATGGATATTAGAATGCCTATAATGGATGGCTATGAAGCGAGCGAAAAAATTTATAGCTCCTTATGTGGCAAAAAACCACCTATTCTTTTTTTAACTGCGGATACATTAAGTTTAAAGTTAGAGAGTTTAAGTCAGATAGGTATCGATGATGTTTTGTTTAAGCCATTAGATCCATATCTTTTGATTGAGAAACTTGAATTCTGGATCGTGAAGTATCGCTTTAATGCATTATCTAAAGAGCCATCTTGCCAAAATGGCAATGATTTGACGCCGCTTTGGTCTGTCATTGAGGAGCTAGAGTCCTTATTGGAAAATGGCGATTCTGATTCTGAAACATTAATCCGAAAAATAATTTTGGATGTGTTTGATAAGGATAGTGTGCATTTTCTGCAGTCTGCATTAGAGGATATTTCTTCTTATGACTTCCAAGACGCAATAAAGAAAGTTAAGGCTTTTAAACGTAGCCTTGTATCAGTGAGTTTAGAGGGAAAAGCAATTGATCAATGA
- the sbcB gene encoding exodeoxyribonuclease I, translating to MTSSGPTSFFWFDFETTGTDPARDRPMQFAGIRTDLDFNPIGEPIMFYCRLAEDVLPQPEACLLTGISPQDANREGLCEAEFMQAVEAELSQPGTCALGYNTIRFDDEVVRYGFYRNFIDPYAREWQNNCSRWDMIDLVRMTYAMRPEGIVWPKNEEGQVSMKLEALTKANDIAHEQAHDALSDVYGTIEIAKLIRDKQPKLFAYYFKMRQKHELQQFIDIARLKPFLHISGMFGQAKNYAAFVVPIAPHPANKNGVIVYDLMADAQPLIDLSVEEIRHRVFTRQDELGDLERLPLKVIHYNKSPAVAPATFLKDADVVKRLQLDGSMCRHNLAIIKGHAGLAAKLSDVFVQEDRPIHKDPDVMLYSGGFFSREDKVRMEKIRSTPADQLSELAMSFDDRRLPEMLMRYIGRNYPDQLTEQQQFEWEEYRQVRLLEKDGGGSINMEQYFERLNHIAQTPDLPPAKQIMLQDLADYAQSIYPIPL from the coding sequence GTGACTTCATCGGGCCCCACTTCATTTTTTTGGTTTGATTTTGAGACAACCGGAACGGACCCAGCGCGAGATCGTCCCATGCAGTTTGCGGGGATTAGAACCGATCTTGATTTTAACCCCATTGGCGAGCCTATCATGTTTTACTGCCGCCTAGCGGAAGATGTGCTTCCTCAACCAGAGGCGTGTTTGCTGACAGGAATTAGCCCTCAAGATGCGAATAGAGAAGGCTTGTGTGAAGCTGAATTTATGCAAGCAGTAGAAGCTGAGCTTTCGCAACCTGGTACTTGCGCTCTTGGATACAATACCATTCGTTTTGATGACGAAGTGGTTCGTTATGGCTTTTATCGTAACTTTATTGACCCTTATGCCAGAGAGTGGCAGAACAATTGTTCTCGCTGGGACATGATTGATCTAGTGCGCATGACATACGCAATGCGTCCAGAAGGAATTGTTTGGCCGAAGAACGAAGAGGGCCAAGTTTCAATGAAGCTGGAAGCGCTCACAAAGGCAAACGACATTGCTCACGAGCAAGCTCATGATGCGCTATCTGATGTATATGGAACCATTGAAATTGCTAAGCTGATTCGCGATAAGCAGCCTAAATTGTTCGCTTATTATTTTAAAATGCGCCAAAAACATGAGCTACAGCAGTTTATTGATATCGCACGATTAAAGCCTTTTCTGCATATCTCGGGCATGTTTGGGCAGGCGAAAAACTACGCGGCTTTTGTTGTGCCCATTGCACCGCATCCAGCCAATAAAAATGGCGTGATTGTATATGACCTTATGGCAGATGCTCAGCCTCTGATTGATTTAAGTGTGGAAGAGATTCGTCATCGAGTCTTTACTCGTCAAGATGAGCTTGGCGATCTAGAAAGATTGCCTTTAAAGGTAATTCATTATAATAAGTCTCCTGCGGTTGCGCCTGCGACTTTTTTGAAAGATGCTGATGTCGTCAAACGACTCCAGTTGGATGGTTCAATGTGCCGTCATAATCTTGCCATCATCAAAGGGCATGCTGGTTTAGCGGCTAAGCTGAGTGATGTCTTTGTGCAGGAAGATCGACCAATACATAAAGACCCAGATGTTATGTTGTATTCCGGAGGCTTTTTCTCAAGAGAAGATAAAGTCAGAATGGAAAAAATTCGTTCAACTCCGGCTGATCAGTTATCAGAGTTGGCCATGTCGTTTGATGATCGTCGTTTACCTGAAATGTTAATGCGTTATATTGGACGGAATTACCCCGATCAACTAACGGAACAGCAACAATTCGAATGGGAAGAATATAGGCAGGTTCGTTTGCTTGAAAAAGACGGAGGAGGCTCTATCAACATGGAGCAGTATTTTGAACGGTTAAATCACATCGCTCAAACCCCTGACTTGCCACCAGCAAAACAAATTATGCTTCAGGACTTGGCAGATTATGCGCAAAGTATTTATCCAATCCCTTTGTAA